Proteins encoded in a region of the Streptomyces sp. NBC_01298 genome:
- a CDS encoding SsgA family sporulation/cell division regulator, which yields MSAAAENPSAGATATRAATATAPLVEERVRARVITDDPLYRAIPVALRFVPDEPLAVRIVFPADLSPEGTDNEWVFPRALLEAGLQAPTGTGDVRVWPCGRVQAVVEFHSPEGVAVVQFDIAALRRFLRRTYAPSPAATR from the coding sequence ATGTCAGCCGCCGCCGAGAATCCATCCGCAGGTGCCACCGCCACCCGGGCCGCGACCGCCACGGCCCCCCTCGTCGAGGAACGGGTTCGGGCCCGAGTGATCACCGACGACCCCCTCTACCGGGCCATCCCGGTCGCCCTGCGCTTCGTCCCCGACGAGCCGCTGGCCGTACGGATCGTCTTCCCCGCCGACCTCTCCCCCGAGGGCACCGACAACGAGTGGGTCTTCCCCCGCGCCCTCCTGGAGGCCGGCCTCCAGGCCCCGACCGGGACCGGCGACGTACGCGTGTGGCCCTGCGGGCGCGTCCAGGCCGTCGTCGAGTTCCACTCCCCGGAGGGCGTCGCGGTGGTCCAGTTCGACATCGCCGCCCTGCGCCGCTTCCTGCGCCGTACGTACGCGCCCTCGCCCGCGGCCACCCGTTAG
- a CDS encoding energy-coupling factor ABC transporter permease: MHVPDGFIDAPVSIAAGVAAAGAVAVSLRGARRELDERTAPLAGLVAAFIFAVQMLNFPVAAGTSGHLLGGALAAILVGPYTGVLCVSVVLLMQGLLFADGGLTALGVNIVTMGVVTVVVAYAVFRALVKLLPDSRRSITVAAFAGALLSVPAAAAFFTLLYALGGTTDVPIAKVFGAMVGVHVLIGIGEAVITAATVGAVIAVRPDLVHGARGLSAPLKLRVGGELVDAPAASAAVPVAARSTKPVWITGLVAALALAGIVSFYASSSPDGLEKVAADKGIDQKVTEHAAADSPLADYSVKDVSDARLSGGLAGVIGVGATVLVGTGVFWTVRRRRAADLTAASTAVPAA; this comes from the coding sequence ATGCATGTGCCCGACGGCTTCATCGATGCCCCCGTCTCCATTGCCGCAGGTGTCGCCGCCGCCGGAGCCGTGGCGGTCAGCCTCCGGGGCGCCCGCCGGGAGCTCGACGAGCGCACCGCGCCGCTCGCCGGCCTCGTGGCCGCCTTCATCTTCGCCGTGCAGATGCTCAACTTCCCCGTCGCGGCCGGAACAAGCGGCCACCTGCTGGGAGGCGCGCTCGCCGCGATCCTCGTCGGCCCCTATACGGGTGTGCTGTGCGTGTCCGTGGTCCTGCTCATGCAGGGCCTCCTGTTCGCCGACGGCGGCCTGACCGCCCTCGGCGTCAACATCGTCACCATGGGCGTCGTCACCGTGGTCGTCGCCTACGCCGTCTTCCGCGCCCTGGTCAAGCTGCTGCCCGACAGCCGCCGCTCGATCACCGTCGCCGCCTTCGCCGGAGCCCTGCTCTCCGTGCCCGCCGCGGCCGCCTTCTTCACCCTCCTCTACGCCCTCGGCGGCACCACCGACGTCCCCATCGCCAAGGTGTTCGGCGCCATGGTCGGCGTCCACGTCCTCATCGGCATCGGCGAGGCCGTCATCACCGCCGCCACCGTCGGCGCCGTGATCGCCGTCCGCCCCGACCTGGTCCACGGCGCCCGCGGCCTGTCCGCCCCGCTGAAGCTGCGCGTCGGCGGCGAACTGGTCGACGCCCCGGCCGCTTCCGCGGCCGTGCCCGTCGCCGCCCGCTCCACCAAGCCCGTGTGGATCACCGGCCTGGTCGCCGCGCTGGCGCTCGCCGGCATCGTCTCCTTCTACGCCTCCTCCAGCCCGGACGGACTGGAGAAGGTCGCCGCCGACAAGGGCATCGACCAGAAGGTCACCGAGCACGCGGCCGCCGACTCCCCGCTCGCCGACTACAGCGTCAAGGACGTCTCCGACGCCCGTCTCTCCGGCGGCCTCGCCGGAGTCATCGGCGTCGGCGCGACCGTCCTCGTCGGCACCGGCGTGTTCTGGACCGTGCGCCGCCGCCGCGCGGCCGACCTGACGGCCGCCTCCACCGCCGTACCGGCCGCCTGA
- the cbiQ gene encoding cobalt ECF transporter T component CbiQ, translating into MGAGHAHKLYRPGSSPVHDLPPHCKLAATFGFVAVVVSTPREAVWAFGLYAVLIAVATIVARIPLGFLLRRLLIEVPFVAFAVLMPFVAQGERVEVLGMSLSVSGLWGAWNVLAKGTLGVAASVLLASTTELRALLLGLQRLKLPPLLVQIASFMIRYGDVISDELRRMSIARRSRGFEARGIRHWGVLAKTAGALFIRSYERGERVYLAMVSRGYAGSMPVIDEVAATRTQWAYAAALPVTALAVCLMGWSL; encoded by the coding sequence ATGGGCGCGGGCCACGCCCACAAGCTCTACCGGCCGGGGAGCTCCCCGGTCCACGACCTGCCGCCGCACTGCAAGCTCGCCGCGACCTTCGGTTTCGTGGCCGTCGTCGTGTCCACGCCCCGCGAGGCGGTCTGGGCCTTCGGGCTGTACGCCGTCCTCATCGCGGTGGCCACCATCGTGGCCCGGATCCCGCTCGGCTTCCTGCTGCGCCGCCTCCTGATCGAGGTGCCCTTCGTCGCCTTCGCCGTCCTGATGCCCTTCGTGGCCCAGGGCGAGCGGGTGGAGGTCCTCGGCATGTCGCTCAGCGTCTCCGGACTCTGGGGCGCCTGGAACGTCCTGGCCAAGGGCACCCTCGGCGTGGCCGCGTCCGTGCTCCTGGCCTCCACCACCGAACTGCGCGCCCTGCTGCTGGGCCTCCAGCGGCTCAAGCTGCCGCCGCTGCTCGTCCAGATCGCCTCCTTCATGATCCGGTACGGGGACGTCATCAGCGACGAGCTGCGCCGGATGTCCATCGCCCGCCGCTCCCGCGGCTTCGAGGCGCGCGGGATCCGGCACTGGGGGGTCCTCGCGAAGACCGCCGGGGCCCTGTTCATCCGCTCCTACGAGCGCGGCGAGCGGGTCTACCTCGCGATGGTCAGCCGCGGCTACGCCGGCTCCATGCCGGTGATCGACGAGGTGGCGGCCACCCGCACGCAGTGGGCGTACGCGGCCGCGCTCCCGGTGACGGCGCTCGCCGTCTGTCTGATGGGATGGTCCTTGTGA
- a CDS encoding energy-coupling factor ABC transporter ATP-binding protein — MVLVNAAPAPAPTPPSLEVSGLAYAYPDGHQALFGVDLTVGQGERVALLGPNGAGKTTLVLHLNGILTGGVGTVSVAGLPVEKRNFAEIRRRVGIVFQDPDDQLFMPTVREDVAFGPAAAGLRGAELEERVRGALEQVGMAAFADRPPHHLSFGQRRRVAVATVLAMRPEILVLDEPSSNLDPASRRELADILRSLDVTVLMVTHDLPYALELCPRAVILSEGTIVADGRTQDVLCDEALMRAHRLELPFGFDPRSVSVG; from the coding sequence ATGGTCCTTGTGAACGCAGCCCCGGCCCCGGCCCCCACCCCGCCCTCGCTGGAAGTCTCCGGCCTCGCCTACGCCTACCCCGACGGCCACCAGGCCCTCTTCGGGGTCGATCTCACGGTCGGGCAGGGGGAGCGGGTGGCGCTGCTCGGTCCCAACGGCGCCGGCAAGACCACCCTGGTGCTGCACCTCAACGGCATCCTCACCGGCGGCGTCGGCACCGTGAGCGTGGCCGGGCTGCCCGTGGAGAAGCGCAACTTCGCCGAGATCCGCCGCCGGGTCGGCATCGTGTTCCAGGACCCCGACGACCAGCTGTTCATGCCGACCGTCCGGGAGGACGTGGCCTTCGGCCCGGCCGCCGCCGGGCTGCGCGGCGCCGAGCTGGAGGAGCGGGTGCGCGGCGCCCTGGAGCAGGTCGGGATGGCGGCCTTCGCGGACCGGCCCCCGCACCACCTGTCCTTCGGGCAGCGCCGCCGGGTCGCGGTGGCGACCGTACTGGCCATGCGGCCCGAGATCCTCGTACTGGACGAGCCGTCCTCCAACCTGGACCCCGCCTCGCGCCGCGAGCTCGCGGACATCCTGCGCTCGCTGGACGTCACCGTGCTGATGGTCACGCACGACCTGCCCTACGCACTGGAGCTCTGCCCGCGCGCGGTGATCCTCAGCGAGGGGACCATCGTGGCGGACGGCCGCACCCAGGACGTGCTGTGCGACGAGGCGCTGATGCGGGCGCACCGCCTGGAGCTGCCCTTCGGGTTCGACCCGCGCTCCGTATCGGTGGGATGA
- a CDS encoding serine hydrolase domain-containing protein, with translation MDIKGVVAEGFEPVRDAFVRNFEVLGDRGAAVAVYRDGHKVVDLWAGTKDAEGTEPWGEDTVQIVRSATKGVAAAVPLLLQQRGLLDLDAPVSSYWPEFKAGGKERTRVRDLLAHRAGVPALDRGLTVAEAADGVSGARAVAAQQAFWEPGTEHGYHAQTFSWLLSELVLRATGRTLGGILAEEIAEPLGLDFWIGLPESEERRVGRVAPVDPPESAGTLRTRPKRNVSAAYADPDSLTRRAFAAIHPLPDENDPAYRAAELPASAGIGTARALARFYAATIGVVEDGARIFTPATTALAGKEFSSGPDRVLVVNTRFGPGYMLHGPASPLLSPASFGHPGRGGSLAFADPEAGIGFGYVTNAHAKSVTADPRAQALVRAVRSAL, from the coding sequence GTGGACATCAAGGGTGTGGTGGCGGAGGGCTTCGAGCCCGTCAGGGACGCGTTCGTACGCAACTTCGAGGTGCTCGGCGACCGGGGCGCGGCCGTGGCCGTCTACCGCGACGGGCACAAGGTCGTGGACCTGTGGGCCGGCACCAAGGACGCCGAGGGCACCGAGCCCTGGGGCGAGGACACCGTGCAGATCGTCCGCTCCGCGACCAAGGGCGTGGCCGCGGCCGTACCGCTGCTGCTCCAGCAGCGCGGGCTGCTGGACCTGGACGCGCCGGTGAGCTCGTACTGGCCGGAGTTCAAGGCGGGCGGCAAGGAGCGGACCAGGGTCCGCGACCTGCTCGCGCACCGCGCGGGCGTTCCGGCCCTGGACCGGGGGCTGACGGTGGCCGAGGCCGCGGACGGAGTCTCCGGAGCGCGCGCGGTCGCCGCCCAGCAGGCCTTCTGGGAGCCCGGCACCGAGCACGGCTACCACGCGCAGACCTTCAGCTGGCTGCTGTCCGAGCTGGTGCTGCGGGCGACCGGCCGCACGCTGGGGGGCATCCTGGCCGAGGAGATCGCGGAGCCGCTGGGCCTGGACTTCTGGATCGGCCTGCCGGAGTCCGAGGAGCGCCGGGTGGGCCGGGTGGCGCCGGTCGATCCGCCGGAGAGCGCGGGCACGCTCAGGACCCGGCCGAAGCGAAACGTTTCCGCGGCCTACGCCGATCCGGACTCCCTCACCCGCCGCGCCTTCGCGGCCATACACCCGCTGCCGGACGAGAACGACCCCGCCTACCGGGCGGCCGAGCTGCCGGCCTCCGCGGGCATCGGCACGGCCCGCGCCCTGGCCCGCTTCTACGCGGCCACCATCGGCGTGGTGGAGGACGGCGCGCGGATCTTCACCCCGGCCACCACCGCGCTGGCCGGCAAGGAGTTCTCCTCGGGCCCCGACCGCGTGCTGGTGGTCAACACCCGCTTCGGCCCCGGCTACATGCTGCACGGCCCGGCCTCCCCGCTGCTGTCCCCGGCCTCCTTCGGGCATCCGGGTCGCGGCGGCTCGCTGGCCTTCGCGGACCCGGAGGCGGGCATCGGCTTCGGCTACGTCACCAACGCCCACGCCAAGTCGGTCACCGCCGACCCGCGCGCCCAGGCCCTGGTCCGGGCCGTCCGCTCGGCGCTGTAG
- a CDS encoding YbaK/EbsC family protein, translated as MTTTTHPLFAEALAALGLEPGVRSFPDGTRTAADAAAAIGCELSQIVKSLIFAADGVPVLVLMDGASRVDVEAVRRELGAGAVTRADAALVRETTGYAIGGVPPFGHRTRTRVLADRSLLAHDVVWAAAGTPHTVFPMDPRELIRHAGAALADVREG; from the coding sequence ATGACGACGACCACGCATCCCCTCTTCGCCGAAGCCCTCGCCGCACTGGGTCTGGAACCGGGCGTACGGAGCTTCCCCGACGGGACCCGGACCGCCGCGGACGCGGCCGCCGCGATCGGCTGCGAACTCAGCCAGATCGTGAAGTCGCTGATCTTCGCCGCCGACGGGGTTCCCGTACTGGTCCTCATGGACGGGGCCTCCCGGGTCGACGTGGAGGCGGTGCGCCGCGAGCTCGGCGCGGGCGCGGTGACCCGGGCGGACGCGGCCCTGGTCCGGGAGACCACCGGCTACGCCATCGGAGGGGTGCCGCCCTTCGGGCACCGCACCCGCACCCGGGTCCTCGCGGACCGCTCCCTGCTGGCCCACGACGTGGTCTGGGCGGCCGCGGGCACCCCGCACACGGTGTTCCCGATGGATCCGCGCGAGCTGATCCGGCACGCGGGGGCCGCGCTGGCCGACGTACGGGAGGGCTGA
- a CDS encoding penicillin-binding transpeptidase domain-containing protein → MNGAAKGAVVGGAFLAMLGGAVYGVYSLVGDTGDDGDTKSTSASGPAVPAKGTGPVSDKDAAETARAFFTAWAAGDARAGADLTNNPAEAQVALADLTARAYVSKVAITPGAQTGTTVAYSVAAEVTYEGVTKPLAYESKLTVVRGNTSGLPLVDWQPSVLHPQLQKGERLRGGAPANPPVKAVDRKGRELTAEKYPSLRPVLDSLRKKYGERLGGTVGAELWIEPVAQEAPRRTLLTLVEGKAGEIQTVLDADVQAAAEKAVLKFPQSSVVAVQPSTGNVLAVADHRSDGFPASLSGARAPGSTMKIVTGAMLLDRGLVAADKVAPCPAEVQWGGKTFKNLKGFKLEGETFATSFAQSCNTAFIKQILPVDDDDALPKEAREVFGIGEGVEWKVGVPTVDGKVPAATGPAAAAAYIGQGQIQMNPLTMASITATARTGVFRQPVVVKASLDDRELARATRRMKPSVAAQLVRMMKLTATSGTAQGAMSAVHGSDKGAKTGSAEVDGAQSPDSWFTGFSGDVAAAAMVEGGGHGGDAAGPIVAAVLSS, encoded by the coding sequence ATGAACGGGGCTGCAAAGGGAGCCGTCGTCGGCGGGGCCTTCCTCGCGATGCTGGGCGGGGCCGTCTACGGGGTGTACTCGCTGGTGGGTGACACCGGCGACGACGGAGATACCAAGAGCACCAGCGCGAGCGGCCCGGCCGTGCCCGCCAAGGGCACCGGGCCGGTCAGCGACAAGGACGCCGCCGAGACCGCCCGGGCCTTCTTCACCGCGTGGGCCGCCGGGGACGCCCGGGCCGGCGCCGATCTGACGAACAACCCGGCGGAGGCGCAGGTCGCCCTCGCCGATCTCACGGCCAGGGCCTACGTCTCCAAGGTCGCGATCACCCCCGGCGCGCAGACCGGGACCACGGTGGCGTACTCCGTCGCGGCGGAGGTCACCTACGAGGGCGTCACCAAGCCCCTCGCCTACGAGTCCAAGCTGACCGTGGTCCGCGGCAACACCTCGGGGCTGCCGCTCGTCGACTGGCAGCCCTCGGTGCTCCACCCGCAGCTCCAGAAGGGCGAGAGGCTGCGCGGCGGCGCCCCGGCCAACCCGCCGGTCAAGGCCGTGGACCGCAAGGGCAGGGAGCTGACGGCCGAGAAGTACCCCTCGCTGCGCCCGGTGCTCGACAGCCTGCGCAAGAAGTACGGGGAGCGGCTGGGCGGCACGGTCGGCGCCGAGCTGTGGATCGAGCCGGTCGCCCAGGAGGCCCCCCGGCGGACCCTGCTGACGCTGGTCGAGGGGAAGGCCGGGGAGATCCAGACCGTGCTGGACGCGGACGTCCAGGCCGCCGCCGAGAAGGCGGTCCTGAAGTTCCCGCAGTCCTCGGTGGTCGCCGTCCAGCCGAGCACCGGAAACGTCCTGGCCGTCGCGGACCACCGCTCGGACGGCTTCCCCGCGTCCCTCAGCGGGGCCCGCGCGCCCGGCTCCACGATGAAGATCGTGACCGGCGCGATGCTCCTGGACCGCGGTCTGGTGGCGGCGGACAAGGTCGCCCCGTGTCCGGCGGAGGTGCAGTGGGGAGGCAAGACCTTCAAGAACCTGAAGGGCTTCAAGCTCGAGGGCGAGACCTTCGCGACGAGCTTCGCCCAGTCCTGCAACACCGCCTTCATCAAGCAGATCCTGCCGGTCGACGACGACGACGCGCTCCCGAAGGAGGCCCGTGAGGTCTTCGGCATCGGCGAGGGCGTCGAGTGGAAGGTCGGCGTGCCCACCGTCGACGGCAAGGTCCCGGCCGCCACCGGGCCGGCGGCGGCCGCCGCGTACATCGGCCAGGGCCAGATCCAGATGAACCCGCTGACCATGGCCTCGATCACGGCGACCGCCCGCACCGGGGTGTTCCGCCAGCCGGTCGTCGTCAAGGCCTCGCTGGACGACCGCGAGCTCGCCAGGGCCACCCGGCGGATGAAGCCCTCGGTGGCGGCGCAGCTGGTGCGGATGATGAAGCTGACGGCCACCTCGGGCACCGCCCAGGGCGCGATGTCCGCGGTCCACGGCTCCGACAAGGGTGCGAAGACCGGCTCGGCGGAGGTCGACGGGGCGCAGAGCCCGGACAGCTGGTTCACCGGCTTCAGCGGCGACGTGGCGGCCGCGGCGATGGTCGAGGGCGGCGGCCACGGCGGCGACGCGGCGGGCCCGATCGTGGCGGCCGTCCTCTCCTCTTGA